The Bacillota bacterium region TTTTCTCGGCAGTGCAGGCTCATGCCAGTTCGCACCCTTGCGGGCGCTCCCCGTCGCGTCTCGGCGTTGACGGACCTGCGGATTTGCCTGCAGGTCCCGCCTACCCGCTTGGACCCGGCATCTCCAACGCCGGGCTGACGCACCTCCCTGCGTCCCCCCATCGCTCATCACGGGCCGAGGTGGTACCGGAATGTCGACCGGTTGTCCATCGCCTACGCCTTTCGGCCTCGGCTTAGGTCCCGACTAACCCTGAGCGGACGAACCTTGCTCAGGAACCCTTCGGCTTTCGGCGGGCCGGATTCTCACCGGCCTTGTCGCTACTTATACCGACATTCTCCCTTCCGCCCCCTCCACCCGGGCTTGCGCTCGGGCTTCCCTGGAAGCGGAACGCTCCCCTACCACCGCCCCGGAGCTCGCTCCGGGACGATCCGGCGCTTCGGTGGCGGGCTTAGTCCCATTCCATTTTCGGCGCAGGGCCGCTTGACCAGTGAGCTATTACGCACTCTTTCAATGATGGCTGCTTCTAAGCCAACATCCTGGTTGTCGTCGCGACCCCACATCCTTTGCCACTCAGCCCGCACTTCGGGACCTTAGCGGCCGGTCCGGGCTGTTCCCCTCTCGACGACGAAGCTTATCCCCCGCCGTCTGACTCCCCCGGGATCCGATGGCGGCATTCGGAGTTTGAACGGGATCGGTAGCCGTAACGGCCCCTCACCCGATCAGTGCTCTACCTCCGCCACCCCGCACCGGGAGGCTCGCCCTCAAGCGATTTCGGGGAGAACCAGCTATCACCGGGTTCGATTGGCATTTCACCCCTACCCACAGCTCATCCCAGGTCTTTTCAACGACCACGTGGTTCGGGCCTCCACCGGGGGTTAACCCGGCTTCACCCTGGCCATGGGTAGATCACCCGGCTTCGGGTCGGCAGCGGGCAACTCCTCGCCCTGTTCAGACTCGGTTTCCCTGCGGCTCCGGAGCTTCTGCCCCTTCACCTCGCTGCCCACCGCCACTCGCCGGTCCGTTCCTCAATAAGGACGCCGTCAGGCCGCCTTCCCCCAAAGGCGAAGGCCTGGCCCTCCGACTGCTTTGCAGGCTTACGGTTTCAGGTTCTGTTTCACTCCCCGTCAGGGGTGCTTTTCACCGTTCCCTCGCGGTACTCGTCCGCTATCGGTCGCCTGGCGGTATTTAGCCTTGGGAGGTGGGCCTCCCCGCTTCCCACAGGATTCCCCGTGTCCCGTGGTACTCAGGTGCCGTGACCCCGGCCAGGAAGCCGTCTCGCCTACGGGACGCTCGCCCTCTATGGTGGGCCCTTCCAGACCCCTTCGGCTCACCGCTCCCTGCCCGGTCAGGCCGCCACCGCCGCCTGCCGCCACGACCCTCCAACCCCGGCCGGACAACGCCGGTGGGCTTTTCCGTCCAGCCGGTTTGGGCTGTTCCCCGTTCGCTCGCCGCTACTGGGGGAATCGCCGTTGCTTTCTCTTCCTCCGGGTACTGAGATGTTTCACTTCCCCGGGTTCCCCTCCGGTGCCTATGGATTCCGCACCGGATGCCGCGGCATTACCCGCGGCAGGTTGCCCCATTCGGAAACCTCCGGATCAACGCCCGCTTGCGGCTCCCCGGAGCGTATCGGCGCTTGCCCCGTCCTTCGTCGGCCCCAGGCGCCCAGGCATCCACCGTAAGCCCTTCGCCACTTGACCGCCGAACCGCCTATTCAGGCCTCGGGCTTTGCCACACGTTCGACGCTGTGCAGTTTTCAAGGTGCTGGCNNNNNNNNNNNNNNNNNNNNNNNNNNNNNNNNNNNNNNNNNNNNNNNNNNNNNNNNNNNNNNNNNNNNNNNNNNNNNNNNNNNNNNNNNNNNNNNNNNNNGTTCATGCGGGCCACGTCCACGGGGTCGTCCAGGGTGGGGAGTCGCAGCTCCTTAGAAAGGAGGTGATCCAGCCGCACCTTCCGATACGGCTACCTTGTTACGACTTCACCCCAGTCATCGGCCCCACCTTCGACGGCTGCCTCCCTTGCGGGTTGGCCCACCGGCTTCAGGTGTTGCCGACTCCCATGGTGTGACGGGCGGTGTGTACAAGGCCCGGGAACGTATTCACCGCGGTATGCTGACCCGCGATTACTAGCGATTCCGCCTTCACGCAGGCGGGTTGCAGCCTGCGATCCGAACTGAGACCGGCTTTGAGGGATTGGCTCCCCCTCACGGGGTCGCAACCCGCTGTACCGGCCATTGTAGCATGTGTGTGGCCCAGGGCATCCAGGGCATGATGATTTGACGTCATCCCCGCCTTCCTCCGGCTTGTCGCCGGCAGTCCCCCGCGAGTGCTCGGCTCGCCCGGTAGCAACACGGGGCAGGGGTTGCGCTCGTTGCGGGACTTAACCCAACACCTCACGGCACGAGCTGACGACAACCATGCACCACCTGTGCCCCGGCCTGCCCCTTTCGAGGCAGGAGGCCAGCCTTTCAGCCGCCGCCCGAGGCATGTCAAGCCCTGGTAAGGTTCTTCGGTTAGCATCGAATTAAACCACATGCTCCACCGCTTGTGCGGGCCCCCGTCAATTCCTTTGAGTTTCAACCTTGCGGCCGTACTCCCCAGGCGGGGTGCTTAATGCGTTAGCTGCGGCACGGGAGGCCTACACCCCCCACACCTAGCACCCATCGTTTACGGCTGGGACTACCAGGGTATCTAATCCTGTTTGCTCCCCCAGCTTTCGTGCCTCAGCGTCAGGAACCATCCAGGTAGCCGCCTTCGCCACTGGTGTTCCTCCCGATCTCTACGCATTTCACCGCTACACCGGGAATTCCACTACCCTCTTTGGCCCTCAAGACCGCCAGTCTCCTGAGCCCTTCCCCGGTTGAGCCGGGGGCTTTCACCCAGGACTTAACGGCCCGCCTACGCACCCTTTACGCCCAGTGATTCCGGACAACGCTCGCCCCCTACGTGTTACCGCGGCTGCTGGCACGTAGTTAGCCGGGGCTTTCTCCGGGGGTACCGTCCCGTCTCGTCCCCCCGAACAGGGGTTTACGACCCGAAGGCCTTCCTCCCCCACGCGGCGTCGCTCCGTCAGGCTTGCGCCCATTGCGGAAGATCCCCGACTGCTGCCTCCCGTAGGAGTCTGGGCCGTGTCTCAGTCCCAGTGTGGCCGACCACCCTCTCAGGCCGGCTACCCGTCGTCGCCTTGGTGGGCCGTTACCCCGCCAACTAGCTGATGGGACGCAGGCCCCTCCCCGGACGACCCTTGCAGGCCTTTGCTGAGCCCGGGATGCCCCCCGCCCAGCCCCTCCGGTATTAGCCCCCCTTTCGAGGGGTTATCCCGAATCCGAGGACAGGTTACCCACGCGTTACTCACCCGTCCGCCGCTGACTCCGGCTCCCGGGTTGCCCCGGAAGCCCAAGCCCGCTCGACTTGCATGTCTTAGGCACGCCGCCAGCGTTCGTCCTGAGCCAGGATCAAACTCTCCGAACAGACTCGCCCGCTCCCCCAAGCCCCCAGACCCCCACCGGCCCTGCCGGCAGGCTGGCCTTAGACCCGGAGAGCGAAACCCGCTGCTCGTCGACCCCAACGACCCCGGCTCCAGAATCACCAGACCTCGTTCAGGCCTGGGTCCCTGTGCCGACCGCACGTGTCCGGTTGCCCGTCACGAACTTGGCTCACTGTTTAGTTGTCAAGGAGCGCCGCCGCCACGTCCTAGCGGCAAGTCCCTACCTTACAGCGCGCTGCCCCCGCATGCAAGAGCCACTTTCTGGAGGACGCGCCAGGCACAGAGAGAACCTCGGCCTGCTTGCTGCTCGGTGGAGACACGTCAAGGAACTTGCTCGCGGAGCGTGGCCCGGGCGCCGCCGCCCGGCGCACCCCCTAATCTAGCACGAGTCAGCTGACAATGCAAGAGGTAAAGTTACTCCGGCCGGAGCAGCGGAAACAGGATCACGTCCCGTATCGACGCCGCGTTCGTCACCACCATCACGAGCCGGTCGATCCCGATACCCAGACCGCCGGCCGGCGGCATCCCGTACTCCAGGGCCAGCACGAAGTCGGCGTCGTACGGGTGCGCCTCCTGGTCGCCCCTAGAGCGCCTGGCCGCCTGTTCTTCGAAGCGCTGGCGCTGCTCGTCCGGGTCGTTCAGCTCCGAAAACCCGTTGCCGATCTCCATCGTTCCCAGGTAGGGCTCGAAGCGTTCGGTAAACGCTGGGTCGTGAGGGCACCTGCGCGCCAGCGGCGAGACTTCGACCGGGTAATCCGTGACAAAGACCGGGCCCCACAGCTTGTCCTCTGCCAGCGTCTCGAAGAGTTCCGCCACGATCTCGCCGTACGAAGCGCCCTCCGGCACCTCCACGCCTGCCCGAACCGCCGCCTCTCGTGCGACGGCGGCGTCGCGGGTGTGCCTCAGGTCGACGCCCCCGAACCGGTAAAGCGCCTCCAGCATGGAAAACCGCGGCCAGGGCGGCGTCAAATCGAGGCGGTGGCCGGCGTACTCAACCTCGAGGGTCCCCAGGCAGGTGCGGGCGACGTGGGCCACGCAGCGCTCGGTCAGGTCCATCATGTCCTGCCAGTCGCCGAAGGCCAGGTAAGCCTCCAAAGAGGTGTGTTCGGGGTTGTGCCTGGGGGAGATGCCCTCATTGCGAAAGTTCTTACCGATCTCGAAAACCCTTTCGAACCCCCCGACGAGCAACCGCTTCAGGTAGAGCTCGGGAGCGATGCGAAGGTACAGATCCAGGTCCAGCGCGTTGTGGTGGGTGACGAAGGGGCGGGCATTGGCGCCGCCCGCCACGGGATGCAGCGAGGGCGTTTCGACCTCCACGAAGTTCTCCGATGCAAAGAAGTCGCGGA contains the following coding sequences:
- the lysS gene encoding lysine--tRNA ligase — encoded protein: MSDDHHDEQPAADEEQLRELSEQVAIRRQKLAQMRAAGVPLYSGPYRRTHTAAAITSGFDALQGQKVAVAGRLMALRLHGKIGFADLVDGSGRIQLYLREERLGPSFSSFFELDRGDIIGARGTAIRTRRGEISVEVESYQPLVKALQPPPEKWHGLRDIELRYRRRYLDLMTNPDVRRLFTLRAAIVRAVRDFFASENFVEVETPSLHPVAGGANARPFVTHHNALDLDLYLRIAPELYLKRLLVGGFERVFEIGKNFRNEGISPRHNPEHTSLEAYLAFGDWQDMMDLTERCVAHVARTCLGTLEVEYAGHRLDLTPPWPRFSMLEALYRFGGVDLRHTRDAAVAREAAVRAGVEVPEGASYGEIVAELFETLAEDKLWGPVFVTDYPVEVSPLARRCPHDPAFTERFEPYLGTMEIGNGFSELNDPDEQRQRFEEQAARRSRGDQEAHPYDADFVLALEYGMPPAGGLGIGIDRLVMVVTNAASIRDVILFPLLRPE